The Primulina tabacum isolate GXHZ01 chromosome 16, ASM2559414v2, whole genome shotgun sequence genome window below encodes:
- the LOC142530136 gene encoding UDP-glycosyltransferase 73C11-like — MAGIQPEHLNFLLIPFMAPGHVIPMIDMAKVLARHGVNVTIMLTPLNFNRFSSVVNRAAVSGLPIQLLQIRFPSEEAGLPVGCESADTLPSYQLIQNFFGAIKLLQAIVEEKLEEMNPIPSCVICDKHLPWMAEACKKFEIPRITFDGMSCFTQLVMHNLYVSKVHESVPETVPFLVPGLPDEIEFTKLQLPGLFNPGTSDFFEFREQVRITESEAYGVVVNSFEELENGYVDEFKKIRGGKVWSIGPLSLSIDDNLDRAERGNQASIDAAQCLKWFDSRRPGSVIYACLGSLARLSAPQFIELALGLEASNHPFILVMNAGSESKEIEKWISEEGFEERTRERCLLIRGWAPQVLILSHPAVGGFLTHCGWNSTLESVCAGLPMVTFPLFGEQFLNQKLVVQVLKIGVGVGARVAIHLGEPEKPEAKVTRDRIQAAVEMVMDQGEEGCERRRMAQELGKMAKRSVKAGGSSCLNIKLLIEDIAKLAKQKKSV; from the exons ATGGCGGGTATACAACCAGAGCACCTGAACTTCCTTTTGATCCCTTTTATGGCCCCCGGCCACGTAATTCCGATGATAGACATGGCCAAGGTGCTGGCCAGACACGGCGTTAACGTAACAATCATGCTCACCCCCTTGAATTTCAATCGATTCAGTTCAGTGGTCAATCGAGCCGCCGTGTCCGGATTACCAATCCAGCTTCTCCAGATCAGGTTTCCGTCCGAGGAAGCTGGATTGCCGGTGGGATGCGAAAGCGCCGATACTCTCCCCTCTTACCAACTAATCCAGAATTTCTTCGGCGCTATCAAACTCTTGCAGGCGATTGTGGaagaaaaattggaagaaaTGAATCCCATCCCTAGCTGCGTAATCTGCGACAAACATCTGCCGTGGATGGCGGAGGCCTGCAAGAAATTTGAGATTCCGAGGATTACTTTTGATGGGATGAGCTGTTTTACCCAGCTGGTGATGCATAATTTGTATGTTTCGAAGGTTCATGAAAGTGTTCCGGAAACAGTGCCATTTCTTGTGCCTGGTTTGCCGGATGAAATTGAGTTCACAAAGCTTCAGCTTCCGGGATTGTTTAACCCAGGAACCAGTGATTTTTTCGAGTTTCGAGAACAG GTGAGAATAACGGAGTCAGAGGCATATGGAGTGGTGGTGAACAGCTTTGAAGAGCTAGAAAATGGATATGTGGATGAGTTTAAAAAGATTAGAGGCGGCAAAGTTTGGAGTATAGGACCGTTATCCCTTTCAATTGATGACAATTTAGACAGGGCAGAGAGAGGTAATCAAGCCTCCATTGATGCAGCTCAGTGCTTGAAATGGTTTGACAGTAGGCGGCCAGGTTCTGTAATCTACGCCTGTCTCGGAAGCCTTGCGCGCCTTTCGGCTCCACAGTTTATTGAGCTTGCTTTGGGGCTAGAAGCATCGAATCATCCGTTTATTTTGGTCATGAATGCTGGATCAGAATCCAAAGAAATCGAGAAGTGGATTTCGGAGGAAGGGTTCGAGGAAAGGACGAGAGAAAGGTGCCTTTTGATTCGGGGTTGGGCCCCACAGGTGTTGATTCTGTCGCACCCTGCAGTGGGAGGATTCTTGACGCACTGTGGATGGAACTCGACTCTGGAAAGTGTTTGTGCCGGTTTGCCGATGGTCACATTTCCGTTGTTTGGTGAGCAGTTTTTGAATCAAAAGTTAGTCGTGCAGGTTTTGAAGATTGGAGTTGGAGTCGGAGCTCGAGTTGCGATACATTTGGGGGAGCCAGAAAAGCCGGAGGCCAAGGTGACGAGGGACAGAATTCAGGCCGCGGTCGAGATGGTAATGGATCAAGGAGAAGAGGGATGTGAAAGGAGGAGAATGGCACAAGAGCTTGGGAAAATGGCGAAAAGATCGGTCAAAGCTGGAGGATCGTCTTGCTTAAACATCAAGTTGTTGATCGAAGATATCGCAAAATTAGCTAAACAAAAGAAGTCAGTTTAG